A window of Anas acuta chromosome 5, bAnaAcu1.1, whole genome shotgun sequence genomic DNA:
gGATGTCATGCAACAATCCTAAAGCTTCCTTCAGCCTCTCTACTCACATTTTATCAGTCTTTCCAAGCCCATAAGCTGCACCAAACCCACGGCAGGTTTTCTATATGCAAAGTCCCACCCCAATGATTTTTATCTCAGGAAGGACTGTCAGTACCAAATCACCCCAAAACTGAACAGTCCTGTTACTGGAAGTGAGGGATGTAAGGAGTTACttcattttccctctcttttctttcagcaaagaaTAACAGTTGACCACAAAATccattctgttttctgcaggaTTTACAAACATCCCACATCTGAATTCCAACCCCTGTGCCTGCTCAGATGAGCCACTATGGCTCATGAGCAGAAGTGCTGTCTACACCTTTCCATTTTGCAAAATGCTCGTGCTGGATGTACTCGTTGTGCATCTGGAAGCCCCTCAGGAAGTTGTGGTACTTGGAGACAGCAGGGCGGTCTGTCAGGATATCCCGGAGAGTTGTGGAGAGGCCACTGGTAGGAGTGAACATGCAGGTAGCCATCTCGTAGGGCTTCTCAGGCAAGTCTGGTTGTTCCTCTAGAGGTACATGGCATAAATTACACACAACTAAATAATAGTCACAATTAAGATGTGAACCAGAtgcaaagaagagaaaggatcAATGACTTTTCCAACAGTAGTAACAATATATTTAGAGCTCTTTGTGTTCACCTTTTTAAAGGCTGGACCTGAAAGTTGCTGAGCATCAGCAAAAAGTgtttgttccagtgtttgaccaccctcacagtaaataattttttccttatatctaatctgaACGTCCTGTAGTGCAGCTCTTCCCATTCACATGTATCCTGACATCAGTTACCAGGGAGCAAAGACtggcacctccctctccacttcctctcacaaggaagttgtagagagtTATTTTGCCTTATGGTCTGCAGTGAGTTCCAGACAATTGTTTGATAAAACATAAACtcacttttgttttctaaaccaTGATTGGTCATATTTGATTGAAGTAGCATTTTTCTCATAAAACAAGAGGATTTTGGTAGACATCAAAACAATTCAGTTttccaagcaaacaaaaagcaagtaaaatcatttcatttataaatttgAAAAGGTTACTGGTTTTAGATTGGGCTAAATTTGAAATTTTAggcttattttgaaaagaaaacttgaatatttttaaataaaatgttttgacttAAAACACAGTTTGTTCAGTTTGGTTTGCACATCTGAATTCAACTCAAATTTGCAATTTATATAAACCCAAAtatagttgttttgttttgtttttcccaaaataaacaTAGCCCACAGAAACGCCACATGAGTCCATTCAACATGAAACCACTGATTTCACTTGAATTTTAACAATGAAGTTGCTCATGGGTATTTTCAAGGAATGGTCTTTCAGTCCTGAGCTGCCCTTCTCAGCTGGCATAATAAAGCCCTACTACACTGATTTCCTTGGACTTCTGATAAACCTTGCAGTTCAGTCAGATTTTGAGGGAAGTATACACAATGCAGAGCGAacagaaactgaaggaaaaaaaaaaaaacaactctcaaGCTGCTCAACAAATAGAGATGCCATGAGGCTTTGATTGAAGCAATTCTTCCCAAAAGTATTTTAACTCAGCACGTTAGAGATCATGTTATATAGCCATCCTTATCTTCTTTCCATCAAGGTCTGTCTGATAGTGCCTTACCTTCTAATACAAATCTCACTAATGCCAGTCTCAGATTAAGCAAAACACTGGCTATTCAGTAACATCAAAGCACTTAATTTTCCCAGTACTTTCCCTAACCCAAGACTGAGAGCACCAGGCTGACAGATGAATGCAAAACATGGGAAACGTGAGTGCAGTTACTGTGTCAGAGGTATGTTATTTCATCCCATATCAGAGGGGCCTGGAGGAGGGAGGCCATAAGTCAAAAGGCACTGGAGATTTACCTATTTCAGTCACTTTGTCTTGGGTCCATCTGTGCCAGAAGTCCTCTGAATTATCAGCTGCATGCCAGGCATCCAAGAGGTTTTTGGAGAAGATACTACTCCACATTCCTAGGAAGTCAGAGATGGATAATGAGCAGTAGTGAGGTAAACACAAGGAActgatttataaataaataaataaacaaacaaataaataaatctcctgCCTTCTGCTCCTTTCACAGCACTTTTCTAACTTcttcttttattaatttctttccaaCTTTTACATAAGCCTAGACATCTATTTCAGTGATAGACTGACAGACTTGACTCAGAATGCAAATTCATAAGAAATTTTAGTTATTTTCCTCCCACCTTGTTTTACCTACAATGACATATGTTTTGATAAACACTGCactattttcctattttcatttccttttcctttctatagtgaaatattttcaaccaGTTCATTTACTGATTCCCCTCCCtcgtgttttatttatttcttattacttCCCTCAGCTTTCTCAACGTTTCATAGACTTTCAACTTTTAAAAGGTTTTGCACTTTAAGGTCAATGGTGATTTTCAAACACACTTGCAAAGGTACATAACTTCTcttttttagtttcattttcataGCCCCAATGATAAAGCTAGCTGGGCAGATGAGTGAATTTCAGGAGACATGCTGAATGTAACTGACTGGGATACTGAACCACTTATGGCATGACCCAGTACCTCTGCTACCACACGCAGGACAATGGTTTGCTATTGATTAATTTCCAGAATCATTGGTGTTTGtatgaaattctttttcaatcCCCCAGGCTGGTGAGTCACCTTGCATGAAGCAGATCCGGGACTCAGGGAGCTTCTTCATCAGGCGACCCATGAAGAACTCACTGCCAAAATCCTCTGCACGAATGAAGGCACCATACTTCAGGAAGCCCACCTCATATGGCGTGAACTCCACCCACTCTGCCAACACACATGCCAATAATGTTAGTTCCAGTAACCAAGGGAAAAAGATGCTACTAAAAACAGCAATGTCAATAGACAGTGAGTGAACCTTTCAAGTCTCAGCTCTTGGAAATGGGCTGGTTTAGCTCATGCCCAAAGCAAACCGCGCTGACTGCTGCCTCTCAGGTCCAGTAGGCAATTGAACCCACTGTTGCACTTTCCACAAggttgtgaaaaaaataaagtgaggGCTAAGAGAaaatttaagtttatttttatctagCAAGCGGGAAGCTTTCTCATGGAAGGTGGACTGGAATTCAGTCTGGCTTCTATTGCATTTATTGCCTTTAGCCAGCcatgaaaaatatacattaagTGAACTTAAAGCTTCTGTGAATCACTTTCTTTAACAATTCATAGTGTTTATGAGGCAGTGTCATGGATCTATGTCATGTTAGCAGTCTGAAGTTAATGTCTAAATATGCACACTTAATGTGACAGGATTTTACAAAACCTTAAAGTGTTGCTGTCGACCCTATGGCTTCCCAGCTATTGTTTACATCTCTCAGGAGGACTTATGCCTTGGGCAAGAATTTAAAATGATCTGTCATTCTTTACAAGATCTATACCTATGTTAAAACACAGCCCTTTTCCCAGAATTGAAACATTACCTCTAAAATCTTTGGTAGCAACTTTGTCCTTGACATTGAGAGCAAGGTAGATGGGCAGTGGATTCTGGCCCTGACTCACTGCCCGACGTTGATCAGAAAGTCTGTGGTAGCAtttctggatttaaaaaaaaaaaaaaaaaaaaaaaaaaaaaaaaagtttgctaaTCAGTTCCATAAAGACATCAGTAAATATGGGATGTTATTTATCTGAATTTCCTCCTAGATTTATTTCCGTATGTCCAATAAACagaggacaagaaaatcatgGGAGTAGGAATAACTCTCACTAACAAAAAGAGCTATGTTCTATATTCAGTGTATGGCACCAGTAATGAAGTGCTTCACATGATCTCCTAGCTTTGTATTGTCAAAtgtaagtgaaaaaaacaaacatggcaGATCTGGCTAATTCTGCTATTATGATATACTTCATCTATTTGACATGAGTTCTTCAAGGTAGCATGTTAATGATGGTTCTAATCAAGAATTTTATTGAAACTCATACTGAAGTTTAAAACTCCCAGAGGGAAAATTCCCTGTGCTGCCCAATACTAATGGTTTGTGTTATACATGAAATTGATATTTTGAGTGTACTTACGtcaaatgaaatattaacaCATTTTGCTAGGAAGCACTGAGGCCAGAAACACACTGTGAAATCTGATATGAAGTggcagtacttttttttttttccttttttcacttGGACAAAATATAAACCATTTTTTatgggattttaaaataaaatagctttttctccAGTTAACATCAGACTGCAAGTTTACATGGAAACTTTTGCATTTGTCATTACAACAGCATTAGAAAGGAGCAGTCCTGAGAGACCAAATCaaaagcagctgaaaggcaCTGCAAAATGACAGTTCCTCAGCAAAGATCCCTCAGGAGCTCTGGATCTATACTCTAGCACTAATTCAGCAACTACATAGGGGGGTACATCTGCAGTACATTCAACGTGTGACTTGTATAAACACTGCGAACattgcagcagcagagacatCAAATGTAGGGCTATAAAAAACAACTAAGAATCCTGAAAAAATAGTGGACAGCTACAAATGTTAACTAGTATGCCAGTTACTTTAGAGCTAGTCTAAGCATTTCTGTTACATTTAGTCACACTTTAGGCTTCACTGTAGACATACACTGCATCTCCAAGTTATTAATGTAAATAGATACTCTGCCTGCATACCAAGTATAGTGTTATTAGCCAGGCACTTCTTcctaggattttattttcttgtaataaTCATAAAGATCATGTCACCAACTTTATGAGAAGAAAGGTGAATAGACATTACCCCATCATTTAACATGGATTCAATCATGAGTCCCCACAGATCAATAAAAGATGTCTTATGTCCTGCTTGGGTCCTTTGGCTCAGCTCTCTGTAATAATTCCTCAGACTTCTCAAGGAAAAAGCACCCATCTTGCACTTGGTTGCTTGCTTCCGAGCTTCAATAATTACTTCTCCGAGATCCTTACGTGACCAATCTGCATCTTCATACAGTTTGGTCATGGTCCTTTAAGCAGGAAATGCgatggggagggaaaagaaatgaagatgaTGGCTTTAAAACTGAGAGGATATACTTTGCAGAGCTTTGGGCACTTCTTATTGTTTTAGCTATAGGTCACTCCCCTACTTTGAGCTTACTTtgaacagaaatgcaaatcTAAAGGCAATAAATCATAACCTCTTGATCTGGAAGCCAACACAAACAGCTGCACCAGCTATGTTGTTTTTGTCCAACAGTAACTAAGCATACAGGATAATTTTGCATTGGATTAAGGATTTCTGCACTACCAGTAAAGTCTCATATTTTAATTAGGGATAAATTACTTCAGAGACACCAAATATCactgagggggagtggagaggcaggccCTGATCTCTgttctctggggacagcaacaggacctaAGGGAATGGTATGGAGCTggaacaggggagggtcaggcttgGTGTTAGGAAGAcattcttcaccaagagggtggttgggcactggcacaggctcccCAAGACAGtagtcacagcactgagcctgctggagttcaagaagtgtttggacaacacccTCAGAaacatggtctgattttggggtggttctgtgtggaaccaggagttggactcaatgatccttgtgggtcccttctaacttaGGATATGCCGTGATTCTATGATGACTCTGTGAAAAATGTGGTGCATAACAGGCCTTTCAAGGCCTGTTATGAAGGCCCTGGCATTCATAGGCCTTATTTGGAAGCAGTAACTCGTGACCTTTTACCCTTGCTGAGATCTGAAAGCCTAGACAAAGCATGAGTTTTGCTTCACATAGTATCTCAACAATAGTATCAAAATGATTCCTCACCATGTTGTGCCAGATGAGCCACTGATGTATGAAATGCAATCCAGAACACGCAACTTTTGAAGACCCAAAATGCTGCCATACATGGCAGTGAGTGCTCTTATTCCACACCCTGCTGTTGTCACAGCCACTATCGGCACCTGTTCAACACAAAGAAAAGGGCATGAAGCACGGGTGGAAAAGTGACATCAAGGGACATTCACATCAAAAGAAGGCAGATGTGAAAATGCAACATCCAGATGCTAGTAAAATAAAACCCATGGATTAGAGATAAAGCAATTTTGCTCTTTAAGCTATAAGGAACGTGAGTTTCTGGCCACCTTGTGGAATATATTTAAACATCTGCGCACTTCATGAAAGATTTTTAAGAAAGATGGACAAGAATCATGGTTTAAAGTTCATTTAAATGATCATTTGAAAGCCAAATGGAAATAGAGAATTTGCTCATCCAGATTGCTGAGCAATCCAGCTCAGATCACCCTGGATGCAAACAGGGCCcaggagaaggagctgctgaCATAGGTCCTCATGCCTCATCGGGACAGAGGGGAGAAAACACTCCTGTTGCCATCTCCAGGCCcaagggaaagaagagagaaaaaagcccCACAGCAGTGCCTTTCACAGCTACCTCGTGGTCTTGCAGGTCTTCCTCTAGATGAAGAACATCCTTCAGTGCAGCAGCAACCACCCTCCTCCGGTTTTGCAGGAAATTCTGTTCATCCGCACACAGGTCAAACCCCAGGCGGGCATCTAGGTTTCTTGGCCTGAAACACAGACCCTGGGTCCTGAGACCAGGGCACCAACATTATATATTAATACTTGCTGTGGTCAACTCCAGTTGTGCTTGTGTGTATGTTTACAAACTGGTTCATGGACAACATAATGTAATAAATGAGAAAGAGCAACACCACAGACAGGCCTCTGCTAATTGCTGTAGCTGCTACCAAGAATGCAAATGGGAATGCAGGGCAGAACATGACGTACTGCTGTGGTATTGGAATGAGGTACCTACAGCAcgtttctggttttgtttgctcatATAATTGATTTTTCAAGTTTCAGCAGTGCCTACCATATGTGCCTGTAACTAGGTAACTGCTGTCAACAGCCACCACGGTTAACTAGGAAAACAGCTACCACAccttgtctttattttgttggtattatacagaaatattatttctgtgcaGAACTACTGTCTCCATCTGTGGGCATAATAGTGAACACAAACTGAGACCTACTTGCTTAAGTGCAGTACCAGCTCAGAAACTTGGAGGAAAAGGGACCCGCAATATAGTTATCCATCGCTGACTAAGGAGAACCTGGCAATCAAAAGCCTGAGACCAGAAGCGGAACACATCTCTGCTTACCAAGGTCTGAGTCTTTATGACCCCTGCTGATTTCAAATGAGCTTTATGTACTTGCAAATGTCTCCCAGTTACAGTATAAGGCGTTGCTGGAGACTCACTTACCATTCATTTGCCTTTACATACAAGTCGATCGTCTTGTCCTGAAAATAGCAAATGAAACAATGTAAGCATGCTCAGGTCATTAATCCTGCATATTCCTCCGCCACACCATCTATAGGCTGAGTTTTACTCTTTTTGCTGCTGTATGTGGTCAAGCAATGAATGGCCTGGGTTATGAGGTATGTAACAGGCTCCAGTGCAATCTGAGCTGGATAGAAGCATAGCCCCTCAGTTTTCCACAAATGAACACGTAGTTTGCCCTTTGTTTTCTAAGAAGCTCATTAAAAGCTGAACACCTGAACCACAGGCATGTGGATGTTCTGTTTTGCCTTCTGCTTCAGACTTCTCCCTTGCAAATTATCAGTATTAAATGTCACATATACTGTTAGCTCACATACAGTGTTGATAAACGTATTAgatattcctttaataaattagTTTCAACTCAGGACAGGGTTGAACAGCATGCCTGGAACCACATGCATAACAAAAGccaactaataataataataataataattattgcATAGCTATACTGTCACTGACAGTTATTCACAGTTTATAACTGCAGCATGTGTTGTACCTGACTGGATCCAAGTCACTGGAGTGTAAAATTCACATCACCcaccaaaatgagaatgtatTGGGATGGAGTTTTATTAATAACTCACTTCTCACCTGTGCTactgttattttctcttgtaTAGGAAGCAAGTTCAGAGCTACAGTCACAGACTCGTTCATATCCCTTTCATTTTGGCTTGATAtagactggagaaaaaaaaataataataatgaggaGAGTTacacaaaagacaaaagaagtaaaaagcaGTCTCCCCAGCCTCACATACATTCATTCACTTACCAATTCCCTGCATACACAGACCTCAGAGGTTCCCAAAGAAGCACACAGCAAAGAGCCATCTGCCCATTAGGGGTGACCACGTACCCTGCTGAGCAGCCTCCGCCGCGGCAGCGCCACAGCCAGCGCTGACTGGTGGTATTTGATGTAGTGGAACCTTGCTGGTGAAGTtgggcacaggcaggagctCAGTGTGTGGGTCTGGGTCCCTTCATATGAGCCATCCACCGTTAGTGCAAATTTCCTCTCTGAAAGGATGACAGAAAAAACATCCTCACATCCTCACAAACAGGCCTTGCTTTCTGAAATACCCAAAACCACTGTGTATGTCTGTCCACACTTCTTAGCTATAAG
This region includes:
- the LOC137857457 gene encoding cytosolic phospholipase A2 epsilon-like — its product is MGVFYSTSQTEPSPCNLFTVKIIRMKNARKADLLTQSDCYVSLSLPTASVQHFRTKTIPNTKNPTWNETFHFTIQSQVKNILELKVCDEDNMTQDDHLLTVFFDVSKIQLGENIQLSFQLNPQGKEELEVEFTMESSPDPPENIITNGVLVSREVSCLDVQVNGGKMRKDSTERKFALTVDGSYEGTQTHTLSSCLCPTSPARFHYIKYHQSALAVALPRRRLLSRSISSQNERDMNESVTVALNLLPIQEKITVAQDKTIDLYVKANEWTQGLCFRPRNLDARLGFDLCADEQNFLQNRRRVVAAALKDVLHLEEDLQDHEVPIVAVTTAGCGIRALTAMYGSILGLQKLRVLDCISYISGSSGTTWTMTKLYEDADWSRKDLGEVIIEARKQATKCKMGAFSLRSLRNYYRELSQRTQAGHKTSFIDLWGLMIESMLNDGKCYHRLSDQRRAVSQGQNPLPIYLALNVKDKVATKDFREWVEFTPYEVGFLKYGAFIRAEDFGSEFFMGRLMKKLPESRICFMQGMWSSIFSKNLLDAWHAADNSEDFWHRWTQDKVTEIEEQPDLPEKPYEMATCMFTPTSGLSTTLRDILTDRPAVSKYHNFLRGFQMHNEYIQHEHFAKWKDTSLDTSPNDLRGNSEHLELVDAAFFFETSCPPLMRPERKVDVIIHLNYTGGSQTLPLKQACSYFSEQGIAFPNIDLKDDEKNLKECYMFDGADTPGAPLLLYFPLVNDTFQRCVAPGMARSAAEMEQGKIDLSSFCSPYSTREVSLKAEDFNKLQRLTNYNIMNNENMILQALRMAVARKKQALSHPVSQAQASG